In Osmia bicornis bicornis chromosome 1, iOsmBic2.1, whole genome shotgun sequence, the following proteins share a genomic window:
- the LOC114872798 gene encoding lachesin-like: protein MAARKLAALFTWVLQLCLCQITPEPLPEFLAPLENHTVIQGRDVFFTCVVNHLQSYKVAWIKSDSRAILAIHTHLVAHNPRLSVTHNGHNTWKLHVSNVQKNDSGAYMCQVNTEPMRSQNGYMEVVIPPDIMDDESAEGMVTHEGGNVRLRCVATGSPTPTVTWKREDGRNIILREDGQKRSVKTYVGETLELSGILRQEMGVYLCIASNNVPPSVIKRYSVDVHFQPVIKVTNTLLAAPIGSNVVLQCHVEASPHAMNTWYRNTGEKLLTSEKYIMTEHALNGYSLQMNLTVNSLEKRDLGEYVCSSVNALGKADGVVRLQELHLAEKTTPTSFVKTIDMKPRKKPVSKGKKKNNNGNRRIHGGGFDEFDSLGNDDLSTTQIMTGSTFQEGHGTERPLVLPSLSPPWVIMNTANSKHHSTSITILLFHFFSTIIFIL, encoded by the exons ATGGCAGCGCGGAAACTCGCAGCCCTCTTCACCTGGGTTCTGCAGCTTTGCTTAT GTCAAATAACTCCAGAACCACTGCCAGAATTTTTAGCTCCTTTGGAGAATCACACAGTGATTCAGGGTCGCGACGTTTTCTTCACCTGTGTCGTTAATCATTTACAATCATACAAG GTGGCTTGGATAAAATCAGACTCCCGAGCAATCTTGGCGATACATACTCATCTAGTAGCGCACAATCCACGGCTTTCCGTCACGCATAATGGACACAACACTTGGAAATTGCACGTGTCAAACGTTCAAAAGAACGACTCAGGCGCTTATATGTGCCAAGTGAACACTGAACCTATGCGTAGTCAG AACGGATACATGGAAGTAGTGATACCACCGGATATCATGGACGACGAATCCGCGGAGGGTATGGTAACCCACGAAGGTGGTAACGTGAGATTAAGATGCGTCGCGACGGGTTCGCCGACACCTACCGTCACGTGGAAACGAGAAGATGGCCGAAATATCATCCTTAGAGAAGATGGACAAAAACGAT CGGTAAAAACTTATGTGGGTGAAACTCTAGAACTGTCCGGAATCCTACGACAAGAAATGGGTGTATATCTCTGCATAGCTAGCAACAATGTTCCTCCAAGTGTCATCAAACGTTATTCCGTCGACGTTCATT TTCAACCGgttataaaagtaacaaataCACTGTTAGCAGCACCTATCGGCAGTAACGTTGTTCTTCAATGTCACGTTGAAGCGTCTCCGCATGCAATGAATACGTGGTACAGAAACACAG GCGAGAAATTGTTAACcagtgaaaaatatataatgacGGAGCACGCATTGAACGGTTACTCGTTGCAAATGAACCTTACTGTGAATTCCCTGGAGAAAAGGGACCTCGGAGAATACGTTTGCTCATCTGTAAACGCTCTTGGAAAAGCAGACGGTGTTGTACGTTTACAAG AACTTCATCTTGCGGAGAAAACCACTCCTACCAGTTTTGTAAAAACTATCGACATGAAACCTCGGAAAAAACCCGTATCaaagggaaagaagaaaaacaacaaCGGCAACAGAAGAATACACGGAGGTGGTTTCGATGAATTTGATTCTTTGGGAAACGACGATTTAAGTACTACACAAATTATGACTGGTAGTACTTTTCAAGAAGGTCACGGAACGGAGAGACCTCTGGTTCTGCCATCATTGTCCCCGCCTTGGGTAATAATGAACACCGCTAATTCAAAACATCACTCAACATCGATCACGATACTTCTCTTCCACTTTTTCTCAaccataatatttattctCTAA
- the LOC114872831 gene encoding vacuolar protein-sorting-associated protein 36 isoform X2, with product MNRFEYANPGLLPNENYIRRDTGVRLYDGDIKTSFEGGELVLTSHRFIWGRPGDISHGHTCLVLFLRHIIFFEEEVPGPFSFGRSKKIIIHLSEASIDKRPGPLDNSIYNHVKFSFKEGLDPDFLAQLSDGVMKKAWEFAPIVPLNHSISNTRNSGNHNKPLPQIKTRTGIIGIERSLQEQQKATDESILLAFQDLKKLMEMAKDMVSISKTISAKIRERQGDITEDETVRFKSYLMSLGIDDPVTRDAYKSSNEYFKQLAKQLANILEEPIKEVGGMMTLTDVYCRVNRARGLELLSPEDLLNASRQLAPLDLPIVLRVFDSGVMILQIRSYDDDSIADVIADLVNKRKRIFDSRRISTVRRYIGPSSA from the exons ATGAATAGATTTGAATATGCTAACCCAGGACTTTTaccaaatgaaaattatattagacGTGATACTGGTGTACGTTTATATGATGGCGATATTAAG ACAAGTTTTGAGGGAGGTGAATTAGTTCTTACAAGCCATAGATTTATATGGGGAAGACCTGGTGATATATCACACGGCCACACTTGTCTCGTGTTATTCCTTCGTCATATAATCTTTTTTGAAGAAGAAGTTCCTGGTCCATTTTCCTTTGGACGTagcaaaaaaattattatacaccTTTCAGAAGCTTCAATTG ATAAAAGGCCTGGTCCATTGGATAACAGTATATATAACCATGTTAAATTCTCATTTAAAGAAGGCTTAGATCCAGATTTTCTTGCACAGTTATCTGATGGTGTAATGAAAAAAGCTTGGGAATTTGCACCTATTGTACCCCTAAATCATTCCATTAGCAATACCAGAAACAGTGGAAACCATAATAAACCACTGCCACAAATAAAAACACGAACTGGTATAATAGGTATTGAAAGAAGTCTTCAAGAACAACAGAAAGCAACAGATGAAAGTATATTACTGGCCTTTCAAGATCTAAAAAAACTTATGGAAATGGCTAAAGACATGGTTTCCATTTCAAAAACAATTTCAGCAAAAATACGG GAGAGGCAAGGAGATATCACGGAGGATGAAACAGTGAGATTTAAGTCTTACTTAATGAGTCTTGGTATTGATGATCCTGTTACCAGAGATGCATATAAAAGTAGTAAcgaatatttcaaacaattgGCAAAACAACttgcaaatattttagaaGAACCAATTAAA gAAGTTGGAGGAATGATGACATTAACGGATGTTTATTGTCGAGTAAATAGAGCTAGGGGCTTGGAACTTCTATCGCCAGAAGATCTATTAAATGCTAGTAGACAATTAGCTCCTTTAGATTTACCTATAGTACTACGAGTGTTCGATAGTGGAGTTATGATTCTTCAAATTCGATCCTATGATGATGACTCCATAGCTGATGTTATAGCTGATCTTGTAA ATAAAAGGAAGAGGATCTTTGACAGCAGAAGAATTAGCACAGTCAGAAGGTATATCGGTCCTTCTAGCGCGTGA
- the LOC114872831 gene encoding vacuolar protein-sorting-associated protein 36 isoform X1, which translates to MNRFEYANPGLLPNENYIRRDTGVRLYDGDIKTSFEGGELVLTSHRFIWGRPGDISHGHTCLVLFLRHIIFFEEEVPGPFSFGRSKKIIIHLSEASIDKRPGPLDNSIYNHVKFSFKEGLDPDFLAQLSDGVMKKAWEFAPIVPLNHSISNTRNSGNHNKPLPQIKTRTGIIGIERSLQEQQKATDESILLAFQDLKKLMEMAKDMVSISKTISAKIRERQGDITEDETVRFKSYLMSLGIDDPVTRDAYKSSNEYFKQLAKQLANILEEPIKEVGGMMTLTDVYCRVNRARGLELLSPEDLLNASRQLAPLDLPIVLRVFDSGVMILQIRSYDDDSIADVIADLIKGRGSLTAEELAQSEGISVLLARERLLVTEKRGKACRDDTIEALRFYPNLFLETDN; encoded by the exons ATGAATAGATTTGAATATGCTAACCCAGGACTTTTaccaaatgaaaattatattagacGTGATACTGGTGTACGTTTATATGATGGCGATATTAAG ACAAGTTTTGAGGGAGGTGAATTAGTTCTTACAAGCCATAGATTTATATGGGGAAGACCTGGTGATATATCACACGGCCACACTTGTCTCGTGTTATTCCTTCGTCATATAATCTTTTTTGAAGAAGAAGTTCCTGGTCCATTTTCCTTTGGACGTagcaaaaaaattattatacaccTTTCAGAAGCTTCAATTG ATAAAAGGCCTGGTCCATTGGATAACAGTATATATAACCATGTTAAATTCTCATTTAAAGAAGGCTTAGATCCAGATTTTCTTGCACAGTTATCTGATGGTGTAATGAAAAAAGCTTGGGAATTTGCACCTATTGTACCCCTAAATCATTCCATTAGCAATACCAGAAACAGTGGAAACCATAATAAACCACTGCCACAAATAAAAACACGAACTGGTATAATAGGTATTGAAAGAAGTCTTCAAGAACAACAGAAAGCAACAGATGAAAGTATATTACTGGCCTTTCAAGATCTAAAAAAACTTATGGAAATGGCTAAAGACATGGTTTCCATTTCAAAAACAATTTCAGCAAAAATACGG GAGAGGCAAGGAGATATCACGGAGGATGAAACAGTGAGATTTAAGTCTTACTTAATGAGTCTTGGTATTGATGATCCTGTTACCAGAGATGCATATAAAAGTAGTAAcgaatatttcaaacaattgGCAAAACAACttgcaaatattttagaaGAACCAATTAAA gAAGTTGGAGGAATGATGACATTAACGGATGTTTATTGTCGAGTAAATAGAGCTAGGGGCTTGGAACTTCTATCGCCAGAAGATCTATTAAATGCTAGTAGACAATTAGCTCCTTTAGATTTACCTATAGTACTACGAGTGTTCGATAGTGGAGTTATGATTCTTCAAATTCGATCCTATGATGATGACTCCATAGCTGATGTTATAGCTGATCTT ATAAAAGGAAGAGGATCTTTGACAGCAGAAGAATTAGCACAGTCAGAAGGTATATCGGTCCTTCTAGCGCGTGAAAGGTTACTAGTTACtgaaaagagaggaaaagcaTGTAGAGATGATACAATTGAAGCTTTAAGATTCTATCCTAATTTATTTTTGGAAACGGATAATTAA